A genomic window from Massilia sp. METH4 includes:
- the araD1 gene encoding AraD1 family protein, with translation MLLVQFKNKEGARQIGILENDTLRVIDGYTTTYALAQAAIRNKQGIAALAEASVGSTTVAYADVTPLAPLDHEDAAHTYVTGTGLTHLGSADARDAMHKKIGGDVETLSDSMKMFRMGVEGGKPAAGEAGVQPEWFYKGDGSIVAATGEPLVMPDFALDGGEEPEIAGLYVIGDDGQPYRLGFAIGNEFSDHVTERQNYLYLAHSKLRVCGVGPALLVGELPAHIDGVSRVLDIEGKVRWEKAFVSGENNMSHTIANLEHHHFKYQLFKRPGDVHIHFFGTATLSFADNISVQPGESFEVEAPAFGPALRNKLAVVETQVAQVKAL, from the coding sequence ATGCTGCTCGTACAGTTCAAGAACAAAGAAGGCGCCCGCCAGATCGGCATCCTGGAAAACGACACGCTGCGCGTGATCGACGGCTACACCACCACCTACGCGCTGGCGCAAGCCGCGATCCGCAACAAGCAGGGCATCGCCGCGCTCGCCGAAGCCTCCGTCGGCTCGACCACCGTCGCCTACGCCGACGTGACCCCGCTGGCGCCACTGGACCATGAAGACGCCGCCCACACCTATGTCACCGGCACCGGCCTGACCCACCTGGGCTCGGCGGACGCGCGCGACGCGATGCACAAGAAGATCGGCGGCGACGTCGAGACCCTGTCCGACTCCATGAAGATGTTCCGCATGGGCGTGGAGGGCGGCAAGCCCGCGGCGGGCGAAGCCGGCGTGCAGCCGGAATGGTTCTACAAGGGCGACGGCTCGATCGTGGCCGCCACCGGCGAGCCGCTGGTGATGCCGGACTTCGCGCTCGACGGCGGTGAAGAGCCGGAAATCGCCGGCCTGTACGTGATCGGCGACGATGGCCAGCCTTACCGCCTGGGTTTTGCGATCGGCAACGAATTCTCCGACCACGTGACGGAACGCCAGAACTACCTGTACCTGGCGCACTCGAAGCTGCGCGTGTGCGGCGTGGGCCCGGCCCTGCTGGTGGGTGAGCTGCCGGCGCACATCGACGGCGTGTCGCGCGTGCTGGACATCGAAGGTAAAGTGCGCTGGGAAAAGGCGTTCGTCTCCGGCGAGAACAATATGTCGCACACCATCGCCAACCTGGAGCACCATCACTTCAAGTACCAGCTGTTCAAGCGCCCGGGCGACGTGCACATCCACTTCTTCGGCACCGCCACCTTGAGCTTCGCGGACAATATCTCGGTGCAGCCGGGCGAGTCCTTCGAAGTCGAAGCCCCGGCCTTTGGTCCGGCGCTGCGCAACAAGCTGGCCGTAGTGGAAACCCAGGTCGCGCAGGTCAAGGCCTTATGA
- a CDS encoding IlvD/Edd family dehydratase translates to MSETKKNVKLRSAEWFGTQDKNGFMYRSWMKNQGIPDHEFQGKPIIGICNTWSELTPCNAHFRKLAEHVKKGIIEAGGWPVEFPVFSNGESNLRPTAMLTRNLASMDVEESIRGNPMDAVVLLVGCDKTTPALLMGAASCDVPAIVVTGGPMLNGKLNGKSIGSGTAVWQLHEQVKAGEISMHDFLAAEAGHSRSAGTCNTMGTASTMACMAEALGTSLPHNAAIPAVDARRYVLAHMSGMRIVEMVWEDLRLSKILTREAFENAIRVNAAIGGSTNAVIHLKAIAGRMGVELELEDWTRVGRGTPTVVDLLPSGRFLMEEFYYAGGLPGVLRRLGENGLLPNPNALTANGKTIWENNKEAPIYDEEVIRPIDNPLIKDGGICILRGNLAPRGAVLKPSAASPHLMQHRGRAIVFEDFDHYKSRIMDPDLDVDENCVLVMKNCGPKGYPGMAEVGNMGLPPKILAKGIKDMVRISDARMSGTAYGTVVLHVAPEAMAGGPLGIVKDGDIVSLDCAGGRLDLEISDEEMAQRLAARAEEAKKDLPKSGYAQLYVDHVLQADEGCDFDFLVGTRGAAVPKHSH, encoded by the coding sequence ATGTCTGAGACGAAAAAGAATGTGAAACTGCGGTCCGCCGAATGGTTCGGCACCCAGGACAAGAACGGCTTCATGTACCGCAGCTGGATGAAGAACCAGGGCATTCCCGACCATGAGTTCCAGGGCAAGCCCATCATCGGTATCTGCAACACCTGGTCGGAGCTGACCCCCTGCAACGCCCACTTCCGCAAGCTCGCCGAGCATGTCAAGAAGGGCATCATCGAAGCCGGCGGCTGGCCGGTGGAGTTCCCCGTCTTCTCGAACGGCGAGTCGAACCTGCGCCCGACCGCCATGCTGACCCGTAACCTGGCGTCGATGGACGTCGAGGAATCGATCCGCGGCAATCCGATGGATGCCGTCGTGCTGCTGGTCGGCTGCGACAAGACCACCCCGGCACTGCTGATGGGCGCCGCTTCCTGCGACGTGCCGGCGATCGTCGTTACCGGTGGCCCGATGTTGAACGGCAAGCTGAACGGCAAGTCGATCGGTTCCGGCACCGCCGTCTGGCAGCTGCACGAACAGGTGAAGGCCGGCGAAATCTCGATGCACGACTTCCTGGCCGCCGAGGCGGGCCACTCGCGCTCGGCCGGCACCTGCAACACGATGGGCACCGCTTCCACGATGGCGTGCATGGCCGAAGCGCTGGGCACGTCGCTGCCGCACAACGCCGCGATTCCGGCCGTGGACGCGCGCCGCTATGTGCTGGCCCACATGTCCGGCATGCGCATCGTCGAGATGGTGTGGGAAGACCTGCGCCTGTCCAAGATCCTGACCCGCGAAGCGTTTGAAAACGCGATCCGCGTGAACGCAGCCATCGGCGGTTCCACCAACGCCGTCATCCACCTGAAGGCGATCGCCGGCCGCATGGGCGTGGAGCTCGAGCTGGAAGACTGGACCCGCGTGGGCCGCGGCACGCCGACCGTCGTCGACCTGCTGCCGTCTGGCCGCTTCCTGATGGAAGAGTTCTACTACGCCGGCGGCCTGCCGGGCGTGCTGCGCCGCCTGGGCGAGAACGGCCTGCTGCCGAACCCGAACGCGCTGACCGCCAACGGCAAGACGATCTGGGAAAACAACAAGGAAGCGCCGATCTACGACGAGGAAGTGATCCGTCCGATCGATAACCCGCTGATCAAGGATGGCGGCATCTGCATCCTGCGCGGCAACCTGGCGCCGCGCGGCGCCGTGCTCAAGCCTTCCGCCGCCTCGCCGCACCTGATGCAGCACCGCGGCCGCGCCATCGTGTTCGAGGACTTCGACCACTACAAGTCGCGCATCATGGACCCGGACCTGGACGTCGATGAAAACTGCGTGCTGGTGATGAAGAACTGCGGCCCGAAGGGTTATCCGGGCATGGCGGAAGTGGGCAATATGGGCCTGCCGCCGAAGATCCTGGCCAAGGGCATCAAGGACATGGTGCGCATCTCCGACGCGCGCATGAGCGGCACAGCCTACGGTACCGTGGTGCTGCACGTGGCCCCCGAAGCCATGGCCGGCGGCCCGCTGGGCATCGTCAAGGATGGCGACATCGTGTCGCTGGACTGCGCCGGCGGCCGCCTCGATCTCGAGATCTCGGACGAAGAGATGGCCCAGCGCCTGGCCGCCCGCGCCGAGGAAGCGAAGAAGGACCTGCCGAAGTCCGGCTATGCCCAGCTGTACGTGGATCACGTGCTGCAGGCCGACGAAGGCTGCGACTTCGACTTCCTGGTCGGCACCCGCGGTGCCGCCGTGCCGAAGCACTCGCACTAA
- a CDS encoding aldose epimerase family protein has translation MELSIEQEPFGTAPNGQSLSLYTLRNRSGMVVKITNYGGIITELHVPDKHGNLADVTFGFNEAAPYFTDEVPYFGALIGRYGNRIAGGRFQLDGQTVQLEVNNGPNHLHGGSLGFHKQVWHAVPLVTDLTIGLKLTLTSPDGDHGYPGTLEVTVTYELNDANELLVKYHATTDKATPVNLTQHAYFNLAGRGSILDHELVINADRYTPIDANSIPLGPLASVEGTPFDFRTPRTIGSAIDTVDEQLKNGLGYDHNFVLNKPESKVLSLAAILRDPGSGRVLELYTQEPGVQFYSGNFLDGTLFGKGWRYGHREALCLEPQHYPDSPNKPEYPNTILRPGETYSTRSLYRFTVQP, from the coding sequence ATGGAATTGAGCATTGAGCAGGAACCGTTCGGCACGGCGCCGAACGGCCAGTCGCTGAGCCTCTATACGCTGCGCAACCGCAGCGGCATGGTCGTCAAGATCACGAACTACGGCGGCATCATCACCGAGCTGCACGTGCCGGACAAGCACGGCAACCTGGCCGACGTCACCTTCGGTTTCAACGAGGCGGCGCCGTACTTCACGGACGAGGTGCCGTACTTCGGCGCGCTGATCGGCCGCTACGGCAACCGCATCGCCGGCGGGCGCTTCCAGCTCGACGGGCAAACCGTGCAGCTCGAGGTGAACAACGGCCCGAACCACCTGCACGGCGGTTCGCTCGGCTTCCACAAGCAGGTGTGGCACGCCGTCCCCTTGGTGACGGACCTGACGATCGGCCTGAAACTCACCCTCACGAGCCCGGACGGCGACCACGGCTACCCGGGCACCCTGGAGGTGACGGTCACGTATGAGCTGAACGACGCCAACGAGCTGCTGGTGAAATACCACGCAACGACCGACAAGGCCACGCCCGTCAACCTCACCCAACACGCCTACTTCAACCTGGCCGGCCGCGGTTCGATCCTGGACCACGAACTGGTGATCAACGCCGACCGCTACACGCCGATCGACGCGAACTCGATCCCGCTCGGCCCGCTGGCCTCGGTGGAAGGCACGCCGTTCGACTTTCGCACTCCGCGCACGATCGGCTCGGCCATCGACACGGTCGACGAGCAATTGAAGAACGGCCTGGGCTACGACCACAACTTCGTGCTGAACAAGCCCGAATCGAAAGTGCTGAGCCTGGCCGCCATCCTGCGCGACCCGGGCTCGGGCCGCGTGCTGGAACTGTATACGCAGGAACCGGGCGTGCAGTTCTACAGCGGCAACTTCCTGGACGGCACGCTGTTCGGCAAGGGCTGGCGCTACGGGCACCGGGAAGCGCTGTGCCTGGAGCCGCAACATTATCCGGATTCGCCGAATAAGCCCGAGTATCCGAATACGATCCTGCGGCCGGGGGAGACGTATTCGACGCGTTCGCTGTACCGGTTTACCGTTCAGCCCTGA
- a CDS encoding glycoside hydrolase family 43 protein: MWQAEFLEMENEVGDLVEPLIEQRADPYIYRHTDGYYYFTASVPQYDRIELRRAKTIEGLASAQTRSVWRKPADGPCSALIWAPEIHFIGGAWYVYFAAAPSREIRNKLFQHRMYVLRNTNANPLDGPWEFLGQVDTGMDTFCLDATTFTHKGRLYYLWAQKHEEIEGNSNLYIAPMKTPWQIDGEPVMLSKPEHDWECRGFLVNGGPSVLKKNGKVFITYSASATDHNYAMGLLWADEEADLLDPATWTKSRDPVLQTCAEHRIYGPGHNSFTVAEDGATVLLVYHARTYTEIEGDPLWNPDRHTFVKPLRWREDGVPDFGRASLR, translated from the coding sequence ATGTGGCAGGCTGAATTTCTGGAAATGGAGAATGAAGTGGGCGACCTCGTGGAACCGCTGATCGAGCAGCGCGCCGACCCCTATATCTATCGCCACACGGACGGCTATTACTACTTCACCGCGTCCGTGCCGCAGTACGACCGCATCGAACTGCGCCGCGCGAAGACGATCGAGGGGCTGGCTTCCGCGCAGACGCGCAGCGTGTGGCGCAAGCCGGCCGACGGTCCGTGCTCGGCGCTGATCTGGGCCCCCGAGATCCATTTCATCGGGGGCGCGTGGTACGTGTACTTCGCGGCGGCGCCGTCGCGCGAAATCCGGAACAAGCTGTTCCAGCACCGCATGTACGTGCTGCGCAATACCAACGCGAACCCGCTCGATGGGCCGTGGGAATTCCTGGGCCAGGTCGACACGGGCATGGACACGTTCTGCCTGGATGCCACCACCTTCACGCACAAGGGCCGGCTGTACTACCTGTGGGCGCAGAAGCACGAGGAGATCGAGGGCAATTCGAACCTGTATATCGCGCCGATGAAGACGCCCTGGCAGATCGACGGCGAGCCGGTCATGCTCAGCAAGCCGGAACACGACTGGGAATGCCGCGGCTTCCTCGTCAACGGGGGACCCTCGGTGCTGAAGAAGAACGGCAAGGTCTTCATCACCTACTCGGCCAGCGCCACGGACCATAACTACGCAATGGGCTTGCTCTGGGCCGACGAGGAAGCGGACCTGCTGGACCCCGCCACGTGGACGAAGTCGCGCGACCCGGTGCTGCAGACCTGCGCCGAACATCGCATCTACGGGCCGGGGCACAACAGTTTCACGGTGGCCGAGGATGGGGCAACCGTGCTCCTCGTGTACCATGCGCGGACTTATACTGAAATCGAAGGTGATCCGTTGTGGAATCCGGATCGCCATACCTTCGTCAAACCTCTGCGTTGGCGCGAGGATGGCGTCCCCGACTTCGGGCGCGCCTCCTTGCGGTGA
- a CDS encoding glycoside hydrolase family 43 protein gives MTETVEKLAPLILQRADPHIYRHSDGYYYFTASVPQYDRIEIRRATTIAGLAEAEPKDVWTKPDSGPYSELLWAPELHFNEGAWYVYFAAAPSREIKDDLFQHRMYCVRNQNANPLEGEWEFMGQIDTGIDTFCLDATTFTHKGQLYYLWAQKDKEIRGNSNLYIAPMKNPWTIAGKPVMLSKPEYDWEIERFWVNEGPSVVKRNGKIFITYSASGTGIEYAMGLLWADENADLLDPASWTKSKEPVLQSCLEHGIYGPGHNSFTVSEDGEGVMLVYHARTYTEIIGDPLWNPDRHTFVKPLRWDENGMPIFGRPSVA, from the coding sequence ATGACCGAAACTGTCGAAAAACTCGCCCCCCTGATCCTGCAGCGCGCCGACCCGCACATCTACCGCCACAGCGACGGCTATTACTACTTCACGGCCTCGGTGCCGCAGTACGACCGCATCGAGATCCGCCGCGCCACCACGATCGCCGGACTGGCCGAGGCCGAGCCGAAGGACGTGTGGACGAAGCCGGACAGCGGCCCGTACAGCGAGCTGCTGTGGGCGCCGGAACTGCACTTCAACGAAGGCGCCTGGTACGTGTACTTCGCCGCCGCGCCGAGCCGCGAGATCAAGGACGACCTGTTCCAGCACCGCATGTACTGCGTGCGCAACCAGAACGCCAATCCCCTGGAAGGGGAGTGGGAGTTCATGGGCCAGATCGACACGGGCATCGACACGTTCTGCCTGGACGCCACCACCTTCACGCACAAGGGCCAGCTGTACTACCTGTGGGCGCAGAAGGACAAGGAAATCCGCGGCAATTCGAACCTGTACATCGCGCCGATGAAGAATCCCTGGACGATCGCGGGCAAGCCCGTGATGCTCTCCAAGCCCGAATACGACTGGGAAATCGAGCGCTTCTGGGTCAACGAAGGCCCGTCTGTCGTGAAACGCAACGGCAAGATCTTCATCACGTATTCCGCGAGCGGCACGGGCATCGAATACGCGATGGGCCTGCTGTGGGCCGACGAGAACGCCGACCTGCTGGACCCGGCATCGTGGACGAAGTCGAAGGAGCCCGTGCTGCAAAGCTGCCTGGAACACGGCATCTACGGCCCCGGCCACAATTCCTTCACCGTCTCGGAAGACGGCGAAGGCGTGATGCTCGTCTACCACGCCCGCACCTACACGGAAATCATCGGCGACCCGCTGTGGAACCCGGACCGCCATACCTTCGTCAAGCCGCTGCGCTGGGACGAGAACGGCATGCCCATCTTCGGGCGGCCTTCGGTTGCCTGA
- a CDS encoding glycoside-pentoside-hexuronide (GPH):cation symporter, translating into METQKLSTLEKVGFGAGDMALNVVISSMLLFITFFYTDIYGLHPVDMGILFFVVKIVGAFSDLAMGQITDRVTTRFGRYRPWLAWLSVPFGVTVFLVFSTPEWGYTAKLIWAYCAYILMTLITSGVGIPYISLPSAITSDPKERLSANGYRLFFAKIAGFLVVVGVPLLAERWTVNGNVAGAYQSAMAVMAALGVTMFLFCYFTTKERVHHVVVRQSLWSQAKLLFQNDQWLLLAGACVVGTIGYVVRNAVALHYGQYYMGFDSVTLKAFMATGVSAAICAMVVSTWITKYYCKVKLFAFSQIAVAIISVLLYVGVKPGDTALAFMLYFLLSLVVDLHAPVFWSAIAETIDYGHIKSGKRVSGFAYGGISVGQKIGMGVGGLMVGMLLAYFGYQPNQPQTAFAMTGIAMMLSVIPGFFHLLMGLLMLKYRINDSYYVALKADMHKLGYAAG; encoded by the coding sequence ATGGAGACACAAAAACTATCCACGCTGGAGAAGGTCGGCTTCGGCGCCGGCGACATGGCGCTGAACGTCGTGATTTCGTCGATGCTGCTGTTCATCACGTTCTTCTACACCGACATCTACGGACTCCACCCGGTGGACATGGGCATCCTGTTCTTCGTGGTGAAGATCGTGGGCGCCTTCAGCGACCTGGCGATGGGCCAGATCACCGACCGCGTCACCACCCGTTTCGGCCGTTACCGCCCCTGGCTGGCTTGGCTGTCCGTGCCGTTCGGCGTGACCGTGTTCCTTGTCTTCAGCACCCCCGAATGGGGTTATACGGCCAAGCTGATCTGGGCCTACTGCGCGTATATCCTGATGACGCTGATCACCTCCGGAGTCGGCATTCCCTATATTTCGCTGCCCAGCGCGATCACCAGCGATCCGAAGGAGCGCCTGTCGGCGAACGGCTACCGCCTGTTCTTCGCCAAGATTGCCGGCTTCCTGGTGGTGGTCGGCGTGCCGCTGCTGGCCGAACGCTGGACCGTCAACGGCAACGTGGCCGGCGCCTACCAGTCCGCGATGGCCGTGATGGCCGCGCTCGGTGTGACGATGTTCCTGTTCTGCTATTTCACCACGAAGGAGCGCGTGCACCACGTGGTGGTGCGCCAGTCGCTGTGGAGCCAGGCCAAGCTGCTGTTCCAGAACGACCAGTGGTTGCTGCTGGCCGGTGCCTGCGTCGTGGGCACCATCGGCTACGTGGTGCGCAACGCGGTGGCGCTGCATTACGGCCAGTACTACATGGGCTTTGATTCCGTCACCCTGAAAGCCTTCATGGCGACCGGCGTCTCGGCCGCGATCTGCGCGATGGTGGTGTCCACGTGGATCACCAAGTACTACTGCAAGGTCAAGCTGTTCGCGTTCTCGCAGATCGCCGTGGCGATCATCAGCGTGCTGCTGTACGTGGGCGTGAAGCCGGGCGATACGGCGCTGGCCTTCATGCTGTACTTCCTGCTGTCGCTGGTGGTCGACCTGCACGCGCCGGTGTTCTGGTCCGCCATCGCCGAGACCATCGACTATGGCCACATCAAGAGCGGCAAGCGCGTCTCCGGCTTCGCCTACGGCGGCATCTCCGTGGGCCAGAAGATCGGCATGGGCGTGGGCGGCCTCATGGTGGGCATGCTGCTGGCCTATTTCGGCTACCAGCCGAACCAGCCGCAGACGGCATTCGCCATGACAGGCATCGCCATGATGCTGTCGGTGATCCCCGGCTTCTTCCACCTGTTGATGGGATTGCTGATGCTGAAGTACCGCATCAACGATTCCTACTATGTCGCGCTGAAGGCCGACATGCACAAGCTGGGCTATGCGGCCGGCTGA
- a CDS encoding winged helix-turn-helix domain-containing protein, whose product MESHDTSVTGAIAFGRHTFDPQRCELRTAGGPAVSLGQRAGSLLHALIDAGGRVLSRGDLLRRAWPGQDIDDGNLRVQIAALRRVLAEDRALIGTVAGRGYVFAGSVEAGGADRPRVPPPVATLVGRAALVDAVVAGVAATRFVTLAGAPGIGKSALALAAAHRHGGAMAWAELDAAATEEGMLACVAEALGLEAGQGWTAGAALARRLPRPPLLLVLDNCEHLAEACSRLAEVLLEAWPQLCVLATSRQPLLAAGEAVVRVPTLDLPAPDETDAARLAGSAGVALFLARAAAAGASCAPAKADLPLVAAICRRLDGLPLAIELAAAQVPALGLRGVAAGLDDMAWLLQAGRRAVAPRHRTLRAALDRSFVLLPLAAQDALRRIAALPSWFTLDEAAALLRPAQSCYDTIDSLATLAAHSLLVVEHGRQARFRVLATTRAYALLLGSS is encoded by the coding sequence ATGGAAAGCCACGACACATCCGTTACCGGTGCGATTGCGTTCGGACGCCACACGTTCGACCCGCAGCGCTGCGAGTTGCGCACCGCCGGCGGCCCGGCCGTGTCGCTGGGACAGCGTGCAGGCAGTCTGCTTCACGCGCTGATCGATGCGGGCGGCCGCGTGCTGAGCCGGGGCGACCTGCTGCGCCGCGCCTGGCCCGGCCAGGACATCGACGACGGCAACCTGCGCGTGCAGATCGCCGCGCTGCGCCGCGTGCTGGCGGAGGACAGGGCCCTGATCGGCACGGTGGCCGGGCGCGGCTACGTCTTCGCCGGAAGTGTGGAAGCCGGTGGTGCCGATCGGCCGCGTGTGCCGCCACCGGTCGCCACACTTGTCGGGCGCGCGGCCCTGGTCGATGCGGTCGTGGCCGGAGTGGCCGCGACCCGCTTCGTCACGCTGGCCGGCGCACCCGGCATCGGCAAGAGCGCGCTGGCGCTCGCGGCGGCGCACCGCCATGGCGGCGCGATGGCCTGGGCCGAACTCGATGCCGCCGCCACGGAGGAGGGCATGCTCGCCTGCGTGGCCGAAGCCCTGGGGCTGGAGGCGGGGCAGGGATGGACCGCGGGCGCCGCGCTGGCGCGCCGCCTGCCACGCCCGCCGCTGCTGCTCGTTCTGGACAACTGCGAGCACCTGGCCGAAGCGTGCAGCCGCCTGGCGGAAGTGCTGCTGGAAGCGTGGCCGCAACTGTGCGTGCTGGCCACCAGCCGGCAACCGCTGCTGGCCGCCGGGGAAGCGGTCGTGCGCGTGCCCACGCTCGACTTGCCAGCGCCGGATGAAACGGATGCCGCCCGGCTGGCCGGCAGCGCCGGCGTCGCGCTGTTCTTGGCGCGCGCGGCGGCGGCCGGCGCATCCTGCGCCCCCGCCAAGGCCGATCTCCCCCTGGTCGCGGCGATTTGCCGCAGGCTCGACGGCCTGCCGCTGGCGATCGAACTGGCGGCGGCCCAAGTGCCGGCACTGGGCCTGCGCGGGGTGGCGGCGGGGCTGGACGACATGGCTTGGCTGTTGCAGGCGGGCCGGCGCGCGGTCGCGCCGCGCCACCGCACGCTGCGCGCGGCACTGGACCGGAGCTTCGTCCTGCTGCCGCTGGCGGCGCAGGATGCCCTGCGCCGTATCGCCGCGCTGCCGTCGTGGTTCACGCTCGACGAGGCGGCCGCGCTGCTGCGGCCCGCGCAATCGTGCTACGACACCATCGACAGCCTGGCGACCCTGGCTGCGCACTCGCTCCTCGTCGTCGAGCATGGCCGCCAGGCCCGCTTCCGAGTCCTCGCCACGACACGGGCGTACGCCTTGTTGCTCGGCAGTTCATAA